One region of Zerene cesonia ecotype Mississippi chromosome 15, Zerene_cesonia_1.1, whole genome shotgun sequence genomic DNA includes:
- the LOC119832284 gene encoding caskin-2 isoform X5, whose translation MRKINVGGMSRGGGGAGKTATAKRVPPPAVPGDAFGTPQHRHSGSSFGSQGYASCEEQPYPQPPDTPSHTRDDHSDYGSTVSGVSGVSGASGSLGKSPAGGGTFTFPPPAQPLTHKAAVYYHHQLALSDDQGIDMTQSPGRDSPGSSSGSAGSGSRHSSASLDSGRASGRMPHHHHASCHCGDTVDRVRAMIAQGLPDPDIIHAWLADLQMEEYARLFIEAGYDLATVTRMTPEDLTAVGIKKPNHRKRLKAELANLNVPDNLPDYIPGSLEEWLRLLRLEEYGPALVAQGYRTVHDVTQLAWEDLEDMGIVRLGHQKKILLAIKRVKDIRAGKRSISSQGSLDFTRLQPGQDLYPREQYQHWERHARSYHKPPDLNFDALQTPLCGTDLVPIQIRHPRGKSLESLEDPSERTSHTTFSPEAGFYYGGQWRRSYDDGDITPTNDSSYEGGGTLPRPRGLVRPRPVAKIQATPAYRDKSPDYTYDEIAYSARLQRVAYGASPHVARKPPPEPPKRQSSQYAPFTRFGQTTVEIHPEKSLPLSLPAYPSSDSLSVSLDSTGLLPPPPAPSSPPRRYEEDKMRTGSDASFKSSSSTESDSIPFANENAGTIKQNRGQIAGRPHGDYGRAGLAGLGGLAGLGGLPPRAPADKPAHLPEHKDENKSTEPVDVLNDIGNMLANLTDELDAMLEEEKRQGLTDS comes from the exons TGGGCGGAATGTCAcgaggcggcggcggcgccggCAAGACGGCGACCGCGAAACGGGTGCCGCCCCCCGCGGTGCCGGGTGACGCGTTCGGTACCCCGCAGCACAGGCACTCCGGGTCCAGCTTTGGGTCGCAGGGGTACGCGTCCTGCGAGGAGCAGCCGTACCCGCAGCCGCCGGACACGCCGTCACATACTCGCG ATGACCACTCAGACTACGGGAGCACGGTATCCGGGGTGTCCGGGGTGTCCGGAGCGAGCGGGAGCCTCGGCAAGAGCCCGGCTGGAGGCGGCACCTTCACGTTCCCGCCGCCTGCGCAGCCGCTCACGCACAAGGCGGCCGTGTACTATCACCACCAGCTCGCGCTGAGCGATGACCAGGGCATTGATATGACACAG AGCCCCGGGCGGGACAGTCCAGGATCCTCGTCCGGTTCCGCTGGGTCTGGGTCGCGGCACTCGTCCGCGTCGCTGGACAGCGGGCGCGCGTCCGGCCGGATGCCGCACCACCACCACGCGTCCTGCCACTGCGGGGACACCGTAGACAGGGTGCGGGCCATGATTGCGCAGGGACTGCCG GACCCAGACATAATCCACGCGTGGCTAGCGGATCTCCAAATGGAGGAATACGCCCGTCTCTTCATAGAAGCGGGCTACGACCTCGCCACCGTCACGCGCATGACGCCGGAGGACCTGACGGCGGTCGGCATCAAGAAGCCGAACCATCGGAAGCGGTTAAAGGCGGAGCTGGCCAACCTGAACGTGCCCGATAACCTGCCGGATTATATACCG GGCTCTCTCGAAGAGTGGCTGCGACTGCTTCGGCTGGAGGAGTACGGGCCGGCGCTGGTCGCGCAGGGGTACCGCACCGTGCATGACGTCACGCAGCTAGCTTGGGAG gACTTAGAAGACATGGGTATAGTAAGGCTCGGTCACCAAAAGAAAATACTGTTGGCTATTAAAAGAGTTAAGGATATCAGAGCTGGCAAAAGAAGCATCAGTAGCCAAGGGTCCCTGGATTTCACAAGACTGCAGCCTGGACAG GATTTATATCCGAGGGAGCAATACCAGCATTGGGAGAGACACGCAAGGAGTTACCATAAACCCCCCGATCTAAACTTTGATGCTCTGCAAACGCCCCTATGTGGCACTGACTTGGTCCCCATCCAG ATACGCCATCCACGCGGGAAATCGTTGGAAAGCCTAGAAGACCCGTCCGAGAGGACGTCGCACACAACATTCTCGCCGGAAGCCGGTTTCTACTACGGGGGACAGTGGCGGCGTTCATACGACGACGGGGACATAACGCCAACAAACGACAGCTCATACGAAGGCGGGGGCACGCTGCCCCGACCGCGGGGCTTGGTCAGACCGCGTCCAGTCGCCAAGATCCAAGCGACGCCCGCGTACAGGGACAAGTCGCCGGACTACACGTACGACGAGATCGCGTACTCGGCGCGGCTGCAGCGCGTCGCGTACGGCGCGAGCCCGCACGTGGCGCGCAAGCCGCCGCCGGAGCCGCCCAAGCGCCAGAGCTCCCAGTACGCGCCGTTCACGCGCTTCGGCCAGACCACGGTGGAGATACACCCGGAGAAGAGCCTGCCGCTCAGCCTGCCCGCCTACCCCAGCTCGGACTCGCTCAGCGTGTCGCTGGACAGCACGGGGCTGctgccgccgccgcccgcgccctcCTCGCCGCCGCGGCGGTATGAAGAGGACAAGATGAGGACCGGCTCGGATGCTAGCTTTAAG TCGAGCTCCAGCACGGAGTCGGACAGCATTCCGTTCGCGAACGAGAACGCGGGGACGATAAAGCAGAACCGCGGCCAGATAGCGGGGCGGCCGCACGGCGACTACGGGCGCGCGGGGCTGGCGGGGCTCGGGGGGCTGGCGGGGCTGGGGGGGTTGCCGCCCCGCGCGCCCGCAGACAAGCCCGCGCACCTGCCCGAGCACAAGGACGAGAACAAGAGCACGGAGCCGGTGGACGTTCTGAACGACATAGGCAACATGCTCGCGAACCTCACGGACGAACTCGACGCGATGCTGGAGGAGGAGAAGCGCCAGGGCCTGACGGATTCCTAA
- the LOC119832284 gene encoding caskin-2 isoform X3 — translation MVLLNNNMKIHVGGMSRGGGGAGKTATAKRVPPPAVPGDAFGTPQHRHSGSSFGSQGYASCEEQPYPQPPDTPSHTRDDHSDYGSTVSGVSGVSGASGSLGKSPAGGGTFTFPPPAQPLTHKAAVYYHHQLALSDDQGIDMTQSPGRDSPGSSSGSAGSGSRHSSASLDSGRASGRMPHHHHASCHCGDTVDRVRAMIAQGLPDPDIIHAWLADLQMEEYARLFIEAGYDLATVTRMTPEDLTAVGIKKPNHRKRLKAELANLNVPDNLPDYIPGSLEEWLRLLRLEEYGPALVAQGYRTVHDVTQLAWEDLEDMGIVRLGHQKKILLAIKRVKDIRAGKRSISSQGSLDFTRLQPGQDLYPREQYQHWERHARSYHKPPDLNFDALQTPLCGTDLVPIQIRHPRGKSLESLEDPSERTSHTTFSPEAGFYYGGQWRRSYDDGDITPTNDSSYEGGGTLPRPRGLVRPRPVAKIQATPAYRDKSPDYTYDEIAYSARLQRVAYGASPHVARKPPPEPPKRQSSQYAPFTRFGQTTVEIHPEKSLPLSLPAYPSSDSLSVSLDSTGLLPPPPAPSSPPRRYEEDKMRTGSDASFKSSSSTESDSIPFANENAGTIKQNRGQIAGRPHGDYGRAGLAGLGGLAGLGGLPPRAPADKPAHLPEHKDENKSTEPVDVLNDIGNMLANLTDELDAMLEEEKRQGLTDS, via the exons TGGGCGGAATGTCAcgaggcggcggcggcgccggCAAGACGGCGACCGCGAAACGGGTGCCGCCCCCCGCGGTGCCGGGTGACGCGTTCGGTACCCCGCAGCACAGGCACTCCGGGTCCAGCTTTGGGTCGCAGGGGTACGCGTCCTGCGAGGAGCAGCCGTACCCGCAGCCGCCGGACACGCCGTCACATACTCGCG ATGACCACTCAGACTACGGGAGCACGGTATCCGGGGTGTCCGGGGTGTCCGGAGCGAGCGGGAGCCTCGGCAAGAGCCCGGCTGGAGGCGGCACCTTCACGTTCCCGCCGCCTGCGCAGCCGCTCACGCACAAGGCGGCCGTGTACTATCACCACCAGCTCGCGCTGAGCGATGACCAGGGCATTGATATGACACAG AGCCCCGGGCGGGACAGTCCAGGATCCTCGTCCGGTTCCGCTGGGTCTGGGTCGCGGCACTCGTCCGCGTCGCTGGACAGCGGGCGCGCGTCCGGCCGGATGCCGCACCACCACCACGCGTCCTGCCACTGCGGGGACACCGTAGACAGGGTGCGGGCCATGATTGCGCAGGGACTGCCG GACCCAGACATAATCCACGCGTGGCTAGCGGATCTCCAAATGGAGGAATACGCCCGTCTCTTCATAGAAGCGGGCTACGACCTCGCCACCGTCACGCGCATGACGCCGGAGGACCTGACGGCGGTCGGCATCAAGAAGCCGAACCATCGGAAGCGGTTAAAGGCGGAGCTGGCCAACCTGAACGTGCCCGATAACCTGCCGGATTATATACCG GGCTCTCTCGAAGAGTGGCTGCGACTGCTTCGGCTGGAGGAGTACGGGCCGGCGCTGGTCGCGCAGGGGTACCGCACCGTGCATGACGTCACGCAGCTAGCTTGGGAG gACTTAGAAGACATGGGTATAGTAAGGCTCGGTCACCAAAAGAAAATACTGTTGGCTATTAAAAGAGTTAAGGATATCAGAGCTGGCAAAAGAAGCATCAGTAGCCAAGGGTCCCTGGATTTCACAAGACTGCAGCCTGGACAG GATTTATATCCGAGGGAGCAATACCAGCATTGGGAGAGACACGCAAGGAGTTACCATAAACCCCCCGATCTAAACTTTGATGCTCTGCAAACGCCCCTATGTGGCACTGACTTGGTCCCCATCCAG ATACGCCATCCACGCGGGAAATCGTTGGAAAGCCTAGAAGACCCGTCCGAGAGGACGTCGCACACAACATTCTCGCCGGAAGCCGGTTTCTACTACGGGGGACAGTGGCGGCGTTCATACGACGACGGGGACATAACGCCAACAAACGACAGCTCATACGAAGGCGGGGGCACGCTGCCCCGACCGCGGGGCTTGGTCAGACCGCGTCCAGTCGCCAAGATCCAAGCGACGCCCGCGTACAGGGACAAGTCGCCGGACTACACGTACGACGAGATCGCGTACTCGGCGCGGCTGCAGCGCGTCGCGTACGGCGCGAGCCCGCACGTGGCGCGCAAGCCGCCGCCGGAGCCGCCCAAGCGCCAGAGCTCCCAGTACGCGCCGTTCACGCGCTTCGGCCAGACCACGGTGGAGATACACCCGGAGAAGAGCCTGCCGCTCAGCCTGCCCGCCTACCCCAGCTCGGACTCGCTCAGCGTGTCGCTGGACAGCACGGGGCTGctgccgccgccgcccgcgccctcCTCGCCGCCGCGGCGGTATGAAGAGGACAAGATGAGGACCGGCTCGGATGCTAGCTTTAAG TCGAGCTCCAGCACGGAGTCGGACAGCATTCCGTTCGCGAACGAGAACGCGGGGACGATAAAGCAGAACCGCGGCCAGATAGCGGGGCGGCCGCACGGCGACTACGGGCGCGCGGGGCTGGCGGGGCTCGGGGGGCTGGCGGGGCTGGGGGGGTTGCCGCCCCGCGCGCCCGCAGACAAGCCCGCGCACCTGCCCGAGCACAAGGACGAGAACAAGAGCACGGAGCCGGTGGACGTTCTGAACGACATAGGCAACATGCTCGCGAACCTCACGGACGAACTCGACGCGATGCTGGAGGAGGAGAAGCGCCAGGGCCTGACGGATTCCTAA
- the LOC119832284 gene encoding caskin-2 isoform X4 — protein sequence MEPVNNNVGGMSRGGGGAGKTATAKRVPPPAVPGDAFGTPQHRHSGSSFGSQGYASCEEQPYPQPPDTPSHTRDDHSDYGSTVSGVSGVSGASGSLGKSPAGGGTFTFPPPAQPLTHKAAVYYHHQLALSDDQGIDMTQSPGRDSPGSSSGSAGSGSRHSSASLDSGRASGRMPHHHHASCHCGDTVDRVRAMIAQGLPDPDIIHAWLADLQMEEYARLFIEAGYDLATVTRMTPEDLTAVGIKKPNHRKRLKAELANLNVPDNLPDYIPGSLEEWLRLLRLEEYGPALVAQGYRTVHDVTQLAWEDLEDMGIVRLGHQKKILLAIKRVKDIRAGKRSISSQGSLDFTRLQPGQDLYPREQYQHWERHARSYHKPPDLNFDALQTPLCGTDLVPIQIRHPRGKSLESLEDPSERTSHTTFSPEAGFYYGGQWRRSYDDGDITPTNDSSYEGGGTLPRPRGLVRPRPVAKIQATPAYRDKSPDYTYDEIAYSARLQRVAYGASPHVARKPPPEPPKRQSSQYAPFTRFGQTTVEIHPEKSLPLSLPAYPSSDSLSVSLDSTGLLPPPPAPSSPPRRYEEDKMRTGSDASFKSSSSTESDSIPFANENAGTIKQNRGQIAGRPHGDYGRAGLAGLGGLAGLGGLPPRAPADKPAHLPEHKDENKSTEPVDVLNDIGNMLANLTDELDAMLEEEKRQGLTDS from the exons TGGGCGGAATGTCAcgaggcggcggcggcgccggCAAGACGGCGACCGCGAAACGGGTGCCGCCCCCCGCGGTGCCGGGTGACGCGTTCGGTACCCCGCAGCACAGGCACTCCGGGTCCAGCTTTGGGTCGCAGGGGTACGCGTCCTGCGAGGAGCAGCCGTACCCGCAGCCGCCGGACACGCCGTCACATACTCGCG ATGACCACTCAGACTACGGGAGCACGGTATCCGGGGTGTCCGGGGTGTCCGGAGCGAGCGGGAGCCTCGGCAAGAGCCCGGCTGGAGGCGGCACCTTCACGTTCCCGCCGCCTGCGCAGCCGCTCACGCACAAGGCGGCCGTGTACTATCACCACCAGCTCGCGCTGAGCGATGACCAGGGCATTGATATGACACAG AGCCCCGGGCGGGACAGTCCAGGATCCTCGTCCGGTTCCGCTGGGTCTGGGTCGCGGCACTCGTCCGCGTCGCTGGACAGCGGGCGCGCGTCCGGCCGGATGCCGCACCACCACCACGCGTCCTGCCACTGCGGGGACACCGTAGACAGGGTGCGGGCCATGATTGCGCAGGGACTGCCG GACCCAGACATAATCCACGCGTGGCTAGCGGATCTCCAAATGGAGGAATACGCCCGTCTCTTCATAGAAGCGGGCTACGACCTCGCCACCGTCACGCGCATGACGCCGGAGGACCTGACGGCGGTCGGCATCAAGAAGCCGAACCATCGGAAGCGGTTAAAGGCGGAGCTGGCCAACCTGAACGTGCCCGATAACCTGCCGGATTATATACCG GGCTCTCTCGAAGAGTGGCTGCGACTGCTTCGGCTGGAGGAGTACGGGCCGGCGCTGGTCGCGCAGGGGTACCGCACCGTGCATGACGTCACGCAGCTAGCTTGGGAG gACTTAGAAGACATGGGTATAGTAAGGCTCGGTCACCAAAAGAAAATACTGTTGGCTATTAAAAGAGTTAAGGATATCAGAGCTGGCAAAAGAAGCATCAGTAGCCAAGGGTCCCTGGATTTCACAAGACTGCAGCCTGGACAG GATTTATATCCGAGGGAGCAATACCAGCATTGGGAGAGACACGCAAGGAGTTACCATAAACCCCCCGATCTAAACTTTGATGCTCTGCAAACGCCCCTATGTGGCACTGACTTGGTCCCCATCCAG ATACGCCATCCACGCGGGAAATCGTTGGAAAGCCTAGAAGACCCGTCCGAGAGGACGTCGCACACAACATTCTCGCCGGAAGCCGGTTTCTACTACGGGGGACAGTGGCGGCGTTCATACGACGACGGGGACATAACGCCAACAAACGACAGCTCATACGAAGGCGGGGGCACGCTGCCCCGACCGCGGGGCTTGGTCAGACCGCGTCCAGTCGCCAAGATCCAAGCGACGCCCGCGTACAGGGACAAGTCGCCGGACTACACGTACGACGAGATCGCGTACTCGGCGCGGCTGCAGCGCGTCGCGTACGGCGCGAGCCCGCACGTGGCGCGCAAGCCGCCGCCGGAGCCGCCCAAGCGCCAGAGCTCCCAGTACGCGCCGTTCACGCGCTTCGGCCAGACCACGGTGGAGATACACCCGGAGAAGAGCCTGCCGCTCAGCCTGCCCGCCTACCCCAGCTCGGACTCGCTCAGCGTGTCGCTGGACAGCACGGGGCTGctgccgccgccgcccgcgccctcCTCGCCGCCGCGGCGGTATGAAGAGGACAAGATGAGGACCGGCTCGGATGCTAGCTTTAAG TCGAGCTCCAGCACGGAGTCGGACAGCATTCCGTTCGCGAACGAGAACGCGGGGACGATAAAGCAGAACCGCGGCCAGATAGCGGGGCGGCCGCACGGCGACTACGGGCGCGCGGGGCTGGCGGGGCTCGGGGGGCTGGCGGGGCTGGGGGGGTTGCCGCCCCGCGCGCCCGCAGACAAGCCCGCGCACCTGCCCGAGCACAAGGACGAGAACAAGAGCACGGAGCCGGTGGACGTTCTGAACGACATAGGCAACATGCTCGCGAACCTCACGGACGAACTCGACGCGATGCTGGAGGAGGAGAAGCGCCAGGGCCTGACGGATTCCTAA